From Onychostoma macrolepis isolate SWU-2019 chromosome 05, ASM1243209v1, whole genome shotgun sequence, one genomic window encodes:
- the si:dkey-215k6.1 gene encoding transmembrane protein 132C isoform X5 has translation MIKKMGGLKKVPIARTEMEAKVSLGCDEVLVNGKEKNGHISLQVNFTYLYLTSQLELTVWVPRLPLQIDVSDAELSQVKGWRVPIITNKRPTRDSEDDEEDERKGRGCALQYQYALVRVLTHFVAEPVGPGGEFVHMLGSDWSADITEMVLDFLKVEDTSIARLIDGRVLVGRDPGITNIQVISPFSDSILAEKTITVVDDKVTISDLGVQLVGSLSVSLQASSTNNRAFYITTTAQDLLHTPKQDAIISAWIQYSDGSVTPLDIYDPKDFTVTITSLDENVVSTYQDQSQRWPVVVAEGEGQGALLRVEMMISETCQKSKRKSILAMGIGSVQVKFGQNDLEQRSGTQEENSLDNSTNEQKHKLLEADKTSGGDSWKYTNTAVEREESVLKKVSTTAKTPLTSRSGGSKQGGGQNNNPVDYTSFPAQVDLPGGADSDLTQAPRGLSDLEIGMYALLGVFCLAILVFLINCVSFAFRYRHKQLPVLEQGNMNHAHDWVWLGNEADLMDHHGDHGPLAHNDECTTAIDRNEGCEESKYLLNGSGVQKSGLSHGRGIPHVHSDPRSCSGNDPSGKVEPLNNSPSAAKRKRVKFTSFATVLPDEGGPYTNSILIGHEDDIKWVCQDMDLGQSAELRSYMERLQDNL, from the exons ATGATCAAAAAGATGGGTGGATTGAAAAAGGTGCCAATTGCAAGAACAGAGATGGAAGCAAAG GTGTCTCTTGGTTGTGATGAGGTGTTGGTGAACGGGAAAGAGAAGAATGGGCATATCTCTCTTCAAGTGAACTTTACCTACCTCTATTTGACCAGCCAATTAGAGCTCACTGTCTGGGTGCCACGGTTACCGCTCCAGATTGACGTCTCTGATGCTGAACTCAGCCAAGTCAAAGGATGGAGGGTACCCATCATCACCAAcaagag GCCAACAAGGGACAGCGAGGATGATGAGGAGGATGAGAGAAAGGGCAGAGGCTGTGCCTTACAGTATCAGTACGCTCTGGTGCGTGTTCTCACACACTTCGTAGCCGAGCCAGTTGGCCCTGGTGGGGAGTTTGTGCACATGCTGGGTTCCGATTGGTCAGCCGACATCACAGAGATGGTCCTGGACTTCCTGAAAGTGGAGGATACAAGCATTGCCCGACTAATTGATGGAAGGGTGCTGGTGGGGAGAGACCCGGGCATCACCAATATACAG GTGATATCCCCCTTTTCGGACTCTATTCTGGCTGAGAAGACCATCACAGTGGTGGATGATAAAGTGACCATCAGTGATCTGGGAGTTCAGCTGGTGGGCTCTTTGAGTGTCTCACTGCAGGCCAGTTCCACCAACAACAGAGCCTTCTACATCACAACCACTGCTCAAGACCTGTTGCACACACCCAAACAG GATGCCATTATCAGTGCATGGATTCAGTACAGCGATGGCTCTGTGACTCCTCTTGACATCTATGACCCTAAAGATTTCACTGTAACCATCACCTCACTGGATGAGAACGTGGTTTCAACCTATCAGGATCAGTCCCAGCGCTGGCCTGTGGTAGTGGCAGAAGGTGAAGGGCAGGGAGCGCTACTGCGCGTGGAAATGATGATCTCAGAAACCTGCCAGAAATCCAAGAGAAAGAGCATTTTGGCCATGGGGATAGGAAGCGTGCAGGTGAAGTTTGGACAGAACGACCTGGAGCAGAGGAGTGGAACTCAGGAGGAGAACAGTCTGGACAACAGCACAAACGAACAGAAACATAAGCTTCTAGAAGCGGATAAAACAAGTGGAGGAGATAGCTGGAAATACACAAACACCGCGGTGGAACGAGAAGAGTCTGTCCTAAAGAAGGTCAGTACGACTGCAAAGACTCCGCTAACCAGTCGATCCGGGGGCAGCAAGCAGGGTGGGGGGCAAAACAACAACCCTGTGGACTATACCAGTTTCCCAGCACAGGTGGACCTACCTGGCGGGGCGGACAGCGACTTGACTCAGGCTCCGAGAGGTCTGTCAGACCTGGAAATAGGCATGTATGCCCTGCTTGGAGTCTTCTGCCTTGCTATCCTCGTCTTCCTCATCAACTGTGTCAGCTTTGCCTTCCGCTACCGCCACAAACAGCTCCCTGTTCTGGAGCAGGGCAACATGAACCATGCCCACGACTGGGTGTGGCTCGGTAACGAAGCGGACCTGATGGACCATCATGGCGACCACGGGCCGCTGGCACACAACGATGAGTGCACGACCGCGATAGATCGCAACGAAGGGTGCGAGGAGAGCAAGTACCTCCTCAACGGGAGCGGGGTTCAGAAAAGCGGGTTATCACACGGACGTGGCATTCCCCATGTGCACTCCGATCCACGGTCCTGTTCAGGAAACGACCCCAGTGGAAAAGTCGAACCCCTTAACAACTCTCCCAGCGCTGCCAAGCGCAAAAGGGTCAAGTTTACTTCCTTTGCCACCGTACTACCAGACGAAGGCGGGCCGTACACCAACTCCATCCTTATCGGGCATGAAGATGACATCAAGTGGGTCTGTCAGGACATGGACCTGGGACAGTCAGCCGAGCTCAGGAGCTACATGGAGAGACTGCAAGACAATCTGTAG
- the si:dkey-215k6.1 gene encoding transmembrane protein 132C isoform X4 yields the protein MDTEILNTAILTGRRVAIPVKVVTVEQDGTVREVDDPVTCISTDEDVLKVSLGCDEVLVNGKEKNGHISLQVNFTYLYLTSQLELTVWVPRLPLQIDVSDAELSQVKGWRVPIITNKRPTRDSEDDEEDERKGRGCALQYQYALVRVLTHFVAEPVGPGGEFVHMLGSDWSADITEMVLDFLKVEDTSIARLIDGRVLVGRDPGITNIQVISPFSDSILAEKTITVVDDKVTISDLGVQLVGSLSVSLQASSTNNRAFYITTTAQDLLHTPKQDAIISAWIQYSDGSVTPLDIYDPKDFTVTITSLDENVVSTYQDQSQRWPVVVAEGEGQGALLRVEMMISETCQKSKRKSILAMGIGSVQVKFGQNDLEQRSGTQEENSLDNSTNEQKHKLLEADKTSGGDSWKYTNTAVEREESVLKKVSTTAKTPLTSRSGGSKQGGGQNNNPVDYTSFPAQVDLPGGADSDLTQAPRGLSDLEIGMYALLGVFCLAILVFLINCVSFAFRYRHKQLPVLEQGNMNHAHDWVWLGNEADLMDHHGDHGPLAHNDECTTAIDRNEGCEESKYLLNGSGVQKSGLSHGRGIPHVHSDPRSCSGNDPSGKVEPLNNSPSAAKRKRVKFTSFATVLPDEGGPYTNSILIGHEDDIKWVCQDMDLGQSAELRSYMERLQDNL from the exons GTGTCTCTTGGTTGTGATGAGGTGTTGGTGAACGGGAAAGAGAAGAATGGGCATATCTCTCTTCAAGTGAACTTTACCTACCTCTATTTGACCAGCCAATTAGAGCTCACTGTCTGGGTGCCACGGTTACCGCTCCAGATTGACGTCTCTGATGCTGAACTCAGCCAAGTCAAAGGATGGAGGGTACCCATCATCACCAAcaagag GCCAACAAGGGACAGCGAGGATGATGAGGAGGATGAGAGAAAGGGCAGAGGCTGTGCCTTACAGTATCAGTACGCTCTGGTGCGTGTTCTCACACACTTCGTAGCCGAGCCAGTTGGCCCTGGTGGGGAGTTTGTGCACATGCTGGGTTCCGATTGGTCAGCCGACATCACAGAGATGGTCCTGGACTTCCTGAAAGTGGAGGATACAAGCATTGCCCGACTAATTGATGGAAGGGTGCTGGTGGGGAGAGACCCGGGCATCACCAATATACAG GTGATATCCCCCTTTTCGGACTCTATTCTGGCTGAGAAGACCATCACAGTGGTGGATGATAAAGTGACCATCAGTGATCTGGGAGTTCAGCTGGTGGGCTCTTTGAGTGTCTCACTGCAGGCCAGTTCCACCAACAACAGAGCCTTCTACATCACAACCACTGCTCAAGACCTGTTGCACACACCCAAACAG GATGCCATTATCAGTGCATGGATTCAGTACAGCGATGGCTCTGTGACTCCTCTTGACATCTATGACCCTAAAGATTTCACTGTAACCATCACCTCACTGGATGAGAACGTGGTTTCAACCTATCAGGATCAGTCCCAGCGCTGGCCTGTGGTAGTGGCAGAAGGTGAAGGGCAGGGAGCGCTACTGCGCGTGGAAATGATGATCTCAGAAACCTGCCAGAAATCCAAGAGAAAGAGCATTTTGGCCATGGGGATAGGAAGCGTGCAGGTGAAGTTTGGACAGAACGACCTGGAGCAGAGGAGTGGAACTCAGGAGGAGAACAGTCTGGACAACAGCACAAACGAACAGAAACATAAGCTTCTAGAAGCGGATAAAACAAGTGGAGGAGATAGCTGGAAATACACAAACACCGCGGTGGAACGAGAAGAGTCTGTCCTAAAGAAGGTCAGTACGACTGCAAAGACTCCGCTAACCAGTCGATCCGGGGGCAGCAAGCAGGGTGGGGGGCAAAACAACAACCCTGTGGACTATACCAGTTTCCCAGCACAGGTGGACCTACCTGGCGGGGCGGACAGCGACTTGACTCAGGCTCCGAGAGGTCTGTCAGACCTGGAAATAGGCATGTATGCCCTGCTTGGAGTCTTCTGCCTTGCTATCCTCGTCTTCCTCATCAACTGTGTCAGCTTTGCCTTCCGCTACCGCCACAAACAGCTCCCTGTTCTGGAGCAGGGCAACATGAACCATGCCCACGACTGGGTGTGGCTCGGTAACGAAGCGGACCTGATGGACCATCATGGCGACCACGGGCCGCTGGCACACAACGATGAGTGCACGACCGCGATAGATCGCAACGAAGGGTGCGAGGAGAGCAAGTACCTCCTCAACGGGAGCGGGGTTCAGAAAAGCGGGTTATCACACGGACGTGGCATTCCCCATGTGCACTCCGATCCACGGTCCTGTTCAGGAAACGACCCCAGTGGAAAAGTCGAACCCCTTAACAACTCTCCCAGCGCTGCCAAGCGCAAAAGGGTCAAGTTTACTTCCTTTGCCACCGTACTACCAGACGAAGGCGGGCCGTACACCAACTCCATCCTTATCGGGCATGAAGATGACATCAAGTGGGTCTGTCAGGACATGGACCTGGGACAGTCAGCCGAGCTCAGGAGCTACATGGAGAGACTGCAAGACAATCTGTAG